TTAGAAAAAGTGAAAGCATGGGATGAATTAGATGATGTGTTATTAGAGGAGAAGGGGAAAAGTGAGAAGACTTATGAGATAGATTGGCGTACGTTCCAATTGGAGTATCGCGATTTTATTGATCTGCCAAAAACATTACAACTTGTTCCAGGGTTTGGGGCTTTAGTTGGTGCCACTGCTAATTATCATTATTTAGACATTCTTGCTTATCACGCTAAAAATAGTTTTCGCTATCGGTTGTTAACTGACAAATAAAATATAGAGTGACTGTCTCGCCAGTATCGTTGAAATTAATGGTAAGTAGAGACAGTCTTTATTTTATTGTAAGAAAGGTATTCGTGGAGAGGCTTGTCAATGTGATGAAAAACTCGTGCTTTACGCATGGTTAGCTCATATAGACGTTTAATGAGCGGCTAAATCAGCTTCTTCATGGTGTTTAAGCTCTGTATATACGACGAGCCTCTCTTCGTGGGTTTTTCGTTTTCTGTCAAACAATCCATGACAAGTAACTAAATTTAATTTTGGCCTACTTGCATAACCAAAAATAGTATCGATCGGTGCGTGATTGTTTGGATAAACTTCAATTTTAGTTACTTCAAATGTTAGTGTCGAACCGTATTCACTTTTGATTACAATATCGTCGCCTTGTTCAAGGTTTTTCAAGGTGAAAAAAACCGCAGGACCTGTGAAATCATCGACATGGCCAGCGATCACAGCGTTTCCCTTTGCTCCAGGCATAGAGCTGTTCGTCATCCACCCTGCTAGTTCTCCTCTTTCAGGAACTTCCATAGAGCCATCTTTGTTCAGGTGGCAAGGAATGACCTCTGCCGTAATTCCTAGCTTAGGAATTTGAATCATAACGGGTTGAATGCCATTATCGCCAACAGATTGAGGGGCACTTTCTATATGAGGGGCGAAAGAAAGTGTTACGATTCCTACAAGGACGACTAAAAAGGTTATGATTCTCGGTCTGAATGGTTGTCCCATGGCTGTAATTGAAAAAGTAAGAAAATAAAAGTTAATGTTATTAAAATACTCAGAATGCCCCCGATCGTAATGCCATTATCTTTATATGCTGATGCTCCCCCTAAGCCTGTGACAGGTAATTGTGAAGGGAGACGATTAAGGGAAGGGTCTGCTAAGATAACCGCATCTAATTCTGGTGCCCCGTTAGTAAGTCCAACTAAAAACACGGTATAATGTATATCATGATCAAGTTCAATGGGAAGGGATAATAACGCCTTATGTTCTTCCGTAGAGAAAAAGTTTAAACGAGTCGTGCCAGAGGCGAGCTCTGTATATTCAGATATATTCATATATGGTAGCGCTGAAAATAATGTCACGTCGTTAACCACCAATGACACAGTGGGCGCATCAGGGGATAAGTTAGCCGCTCGAATTATTGCCATACCGTCTGTTGCCCTCGTTGTATCTTCCATTACGTTCACATCTAAATTCTCTACCATATGAACGATAGCTGCCGTATAAGCACGATCTTCATCTATTGTGATGGTTGTGTTTAAGAGTGGCGTTTCATAGTCACCACTAGGGTAAATCGTTAATGTGTATTCATTTGGTGGAATAACGATATAATCAGATGCTTTTGTATACTCAAGTCCTTCCACGACCACTTCATCATTTATAGCTACATCAATTTGAGGCGTATCAGGGGAAGTATGGACAAACCTTATCTTACCATCATTCGTATCAGCTAAAACGAAACGAGAAACAGTGAAAAAAATAAAGAGCAGAGTCACCACCCTTGCCAACACTTTTCGCTTTTTCAACGGAGTCATCTCCTTAATTTTAATAGTGATGATTGTTAGGATGGCCCATTTTATAAATTTTATGTATAACATGGTGGTGTTGGGAAATTAATCTAAAATCCGGTTACCATTAGATGTTTATCACAGGTAACCGTCCGACAAACACCTGCCTGAAAAGAAAGAGGAGAGATAACTCTATATAGGCGGGAGAGAATGAAGGCTATTGTCCTGATTCACTCAACTATCAATCAGTGGGAGAAAAACGAAAACGTCCTCTGATTGATGGAGAGGCGTTTTATGAATGAATAATTAAGTGGTAGAGAGAGGAGAAAAATTAAGAAGGGGCGTCCAATCTCTACGAACGGGAGTGGACGGGTGAGAAGACTTATGGTAATGGGGATGTGGCTATGACTATGACACGTGATTTATTTTAAAAAGATAGTGGAGAATTACGAATTTGCATAGGAAAAAATATTCCTGGATGTGTGGAAAAATGGAACAAAATGATAGTTTATCCCACTCTTAAGGGGCAGTAAAACCCCCACCTCAAAACTTAAGAAGATCGACAAGTTTAGGTGGGGGATAAACGGCCCCTAAAGGTCTGATAAGTTAAACTAACCATCAGTGGGGAATGAAGGAAAACTCCCACTGATTGAAGCTTAGCTTTATTTAGTAGCTCTTCACAAAAATCATTCTTTAAACGTACCGTGATCGAAGCAGAATTGAACCATTCGGAGAAAATAAATCATTTGATAAAAAGCCAATGTGTCTGTACGTGATTTACAGACACATTGGATAAACAGCATGTTAAAAAATGATTGGAGAACATGAGTTAAGCACGGTTTTCAAAAGTGCTTAACACGAGGTTACCAAGCACAGTGGCGCCATGTAACATGGCTCGTTCGTCTATGTCAAATCGTGGATGATGGTGAGGGTAAGTCTTCTCCCAGTCAGGGTGTTGAGCACCAGTGAAGAAAAAGGCTCCCTTTGTATGGTTTAAATAATAACTGAAATCTTCTCCACCCATTTGAGGTGTGGCATGGATAACCTGCTCAATGTTTTTTGATTGGGAGGCTACCTGTTGGAGAAATTGGGCCTTATCTGAATGATTTATTACAGCGGGATACCCTTTGTAGTAATGGAAGTCTGCTTTTGCACCGAAACTGTCAGCTACCCCATGAACCACTTCAGCTATATTTTCTTTCACTTGAGCTTGTATTTTTTCATCAAATGTACGTACTGTACCTTCCAATCGCGCCGAATCTGCAATAACGTTAAAGGCATTTTTTGCCTCGAAAGCACCGATACTAATAACGGCCGATTCCATAGGATCCACACGCCGGCTTACAATATGTTGTAACGATTGGACAATTTGGGAACCGATCAAAATTGCGTCTTTCGTCATGTGAGGCTGTGCCCCATGTCCGCCTTTTCCGTGTACGATGATTTCGAATCGATCAGCCGCAGCCATAATGGGGCCTTCGTTGTATTCAATTGTGCCGAGTGGCGTAGTGGCCCATAAATGGGTCCCAAAAATAACATCCACATTTTCTAAACAACCGTCATCAATCATGGGCTTGGCCCCGCCTGGAGCAAGCTCTTCTGCATGCTGATGGATAAATACGACAGTCCCTTTTAAACCTGTCTTTATAGAGTTTAGTGCTTTAGCTAAAACGAGCAATAAAGAGGTATGGGCATCGTGTCCGCATGCATGCATCACATTTGGAACAGTTGATTTATAAGGAACATCCTTTAAGTCCTGAATTGGCAGAGCGTCAAAGTCAGCTCGTAGTGCGACTGTTGGTCCTTTACCAGCTTCTCCAGTAAGGGTTGCTACAACACCACGACCACCTACACCTTCTCGTACGTCATGTCCAAGTTGACGGTGATACTGCGCAATATATTGAGGGGTTTTTACTTCTTGAAAGGACAGTTCTGGGTGTTGATGTAAATAGCGCCGAATATCAACCATTTCATCATAGTAGCTAGCAAGTTTTTCATATAAGTTATTAAACATTAGTGATCTCTCCTTAAACAGTCTATAACACCAAAACGTAATTCACGATGTGTCATGCATGATATGAGACAGTCATTATTTATAACAAGAAATATTAGGAAGTAGCGTTTGTAGGCCGTTATTTAACAGACCTTAAATACTGAAAGGAATGTACTGTGATAAGTATGCCGCTATTCGTGAGAAAAGGCCAGAAAATAGCATAACTCCTAGTAAAATCATGATGATGCCACTTGTTTTTTGGATAAGAGGCAAGTAACGATTAATGTTACGAATTTTGCTAATTGACTTTGAGTAAATGAGGGCTACTAGTAAAAATGGGAGACCGATACCGATGGAATAAAACAACAATAATAGCATGCCTCCAAACGTATTAGCACTTTGTGACGCGAGCGCGATAATAGAACCTAAAACGAGACCGATACACGGTGACCAGCCTGCTGCAAACACCAATCCGAAGAGGATGGATCGTCCAAAGCTAGCTGACTTGGACGGTTTCATTAATTTTTTCTCACTCATAAGAAAGTTGAAGCTAAATACGCCTGTGAGTTGTAATCCGAATAAGACAATGATAATCCCACCTAGTTGCTGCAACAATACTTGATTTTGCAAAAATAACTGACCAAAAAGTGAAGAGGTGGCACCGAGAACAAGAAAAATAGACGTAAAGCCGATGATAAATCCAATGCTTCTTGAAAGAATAAGCTTACGATCTGCCACAATTTCATGCTGATTGATGCTCCCACCAGTTAATTGGGCAATGTAAGCTGGCACTAGTGGAAATACGCAAGGAGACAGAAATGAAACGATCCCTGCAAACAGAGCAATCCATATAGAAAGAAATGTGACTTCATTTATAATAAAAATACTTAACACGCTCATGTAATCCCCCCACAAAAACAATTTCCTCTCTTAACTATACATGATAACCCCCCTTTTTAGAACATGTCTAATCTAGTAAACTTTCTTTAGCAAGAACTTTTTTCGCTATTTATCGTATATAATTAAGAAATTTTGCCAAATTTTTTAAGTGGGATATTATTAGCGGTGGAGTGGGAAGGATAGTATGATTCGGCGTATGTTATTAGGAATGCTGTTTTTAATAGCTATCTTATTAATTGGAAGCTTAAGTTATGTAGGTATTATCATTTTTGGGAATTATACGATAGATGAAACGAACCTTATTGAGGCGACAACTATTTATCCCACTCTTAAGGGGCAGTAAAACCCCCACCTCAAAACTTAAGAAGTGGATAGGCTACACTAAGTTGGACAGATAAAATGAAGGCTTGTAAACTTAGACTATAACATAAGGGAGCGTGACTAAGATGACACGTCAACGTCGACCTTTTACAGTCGAATTTAAACTGTAATTAGTGAAGCTTTATGAAAATGGTAAATCACGTGCAGATATTGCGAGAGAGTATGATATCACGCCTTCTGCGTTAGATCGCTGGATTAAAAATCATAAAGAAACAGGTTCATTTGCCGCCAAAGATAACCGTTCTGAAGAAGAGAATGAACTAGCTAGGTTACGTAAGGAAAATCAGCGTCTCATGATGGAAAACGATATTTTAAAGCAAGCAGCGCTGATCATGGGACGAAAATAGATGTGATTCGAAATAATACTCACATTTATTCGGTATCAGCAATGTGTGACGTCCTCCAGATTCCTAAAAGTACGTATTACTATCATGCCAATTCCCAAGGCCGACGTGTGTTTAAAAGGGAAGATGAAGAGATTTCCCAAGAGATCTCCCGAATTTTTAAAGAAAGCCGGAACAATTATGGCACGCGCAAAATCAAGAAAGAATTAAGTAGATTACCAAGACCAAAAAACGTATCACGTCGTCGAATTGGCCGATTAATGAATGAACTGTGACTTGTATCAAACTATACCGTAGCACAGTACAAGCCACACTGGTGACCAGCCCGTACAAGGAAGTGTCGTGCTGTTGGATAATGAGACAGGAGGCGTAATAGCCGTGCAGGGAGGGAGAGGTTATGAGTGAAAAGGGTTTCACGTGCTGAAGCTCGGCGCTCCCCAGGCTCTCTTCTTAAGCCAATAGCTGTCTATGCCCCAGCTATGGAGGAAGGGCTCTTTCACCCTTATTCGTTATTAACAAATGAAAAAATGACGTTTGATGATTATACACCGAGAAACTATAACAATGAGTATACAGCTGAAATGACGATGTATGATGCCATTAAAGACTCTGCAAATGTACCCGCGGTTTGGACACTTGATCAATTTAGCGTACAAACGGCTAAAAACTATATGGCTAGACAAGCGATGGCGATAGAAGGTGACGGTCTTAGTATTGCTTTAGGCGGGTTGCAGGACGGATTAACACCATTAGAAGTTGCTGGGGCTTATCGAACTTTAGCAAATGAAGGCATCTATTTCAGAGCCTTACTTTATTGAAAGGATAACAGATCGTCATGGTCATGATGTCCTAAGGCATGAGGTTGAGGACGTTCAGGTTTATTCACCGCAAACGGCCTGAAATATGACAAAAATGCTCCTAGCAGTGACAGAAGAGGGAACAGGCAGTGCAGGAGACTATCAAGGAGATCTAGCTGGTAAAACAGGCGCGACCTCTTTCGAACAAGTGAGCGGTGCAGAGAGAGATTTATGGTTTGCTGGTTATACGCCAGATATATCAGGGGTGATATGGATGGGATATGATCAGCCTGATGACTCTCATTATCTCAATTCGTCCAGTGCTGTTCCAACTAAAGCGTTTAAAACGATTATGAGTGAGATTGCGAAGGATAGGTCTACCACTCAATTAACATGTTCCTTACCGGAAGATGTGGATGACTTAGCTGATCATATTCGATTTGTAGACATTGTAGACCTTAATGCGAAGGTCTCTCCAGGATTGATGGGTAGTCGGGTACAGTTGGAATGGACAGGAAGTGAAGACGGTAGGTTGCACTACCGTAATGATGCCGAAGAGCAGTTCATTGATGAAATAGTGGGGGAAAGCAGCTTTACTGTTCAAGGTGTTTCAATGTTTTCAACCTCTAACTATATCGTTGTCCCCTATAATCCGTTAACCGATAGAGAAGGTCCTTCATCATAGTGCTGAAGGGAAGTTTAATGTATTTTCTTACAATTAATACATCATTTACAACATCAGCTTTTTGTAAGCGGGTGTTGTTTTTTGCATATGAGAGCTTTTTAAAATATGATAAATGTATAAACAAAGAGAGCGTAACACTACCCTCTTATATCTCATATAGTGTACAATTTAGTAAGATTGTTTTTTAACAAACATTCTAAATAAAATATTTAAACAAGTATTTTAATTAATGATTCGGGGTGTAAATAGTGACTAAGACGTTTAATGACACGTTTTTAAAAGCTTGCCGTAAACAGCAATTGGATCACGTTCCTGTATGGTATATGAGACAAGCAGGAAGATCACAACCAGAATATCGTGAAATAAAGGAAAAATATAGTCTTGAAGACATTACACACAGACCAGACCTTTGTGCATGGGTAACAAAATTGCCTGTAGATCAATACAATAACGATGCAGCAATCTTGTATAAGGATATTATGACACCATTACCAGGGATCGGCGTAGATGTAAAGATCAAAAAAGGGATTGGTCCCGTTATTGCTAATCCTATACGAACATTAGCTGATGTGAAGAGGCTTGGTGTGCTAGAGCCGGCAAAAGATGTGGATTTTGTTCTAGAGACGATAAAGCTTCTTCGTACACAGCTGAACGTTCCACTCATCGGCTTTAGCGGTGCCCCATTTACACTTGCGAGCTACATGATTGAGGGTGGTCCTTCTAAAAATTATAATAAGACGAAAGCGATGATGTATTCTCAACCAGAGGCGTGGCAGAAATTAATGGACAAGCTTGGTAGTATGATCATCACATATGTGAAAGCGCAAATTGCAGCAGGTGCCCAAGCTATTCAAATATTTGATTCGTGGGTTGGTGCATTGAATCAACAAGATTACCGAGCGTTTGTGAAACCTATCATGACGCGAATATTTTCTGAACTTAAAGCGGAGGGAGTGCCTCTCATTATGTTTGGTGTGGGCGCCCGGCATTTATCATTGGATTGGCATGACCTCTCATTAGATGTTGTAGGACTT
The Salipaludibacillus sp. LMS25 DNA segment above includes these coding regions:
- a CDS encoding M20 family metallopeptidase, whose amino-acid sequence is MFNNLYEKLASYYDEMVDIRRYLHQHPELSFQEVKTPQYIAQYHRQLGHDVREGVGGRGVVATLTGEAGKGPTVALRADFDALPIQDLKDVPYKSTVPNVMHACGHDAHTSLLLVLAKALNSIKTGLKGTVVFIHQHAEELAPGGAKPMIDDGCLENVDVIFGTHLWATTPLGTIEYNEGPIMAAADRFEIIVHGKGGHGAQPHMTKDAILIGSQIVQSLQHIVSRRVDPMESAVISIGAFEAKNAFNVIADSARLEGTVRTFDEKIQAQVKENIAEVVHGVADSFGAKADFHYYKGYPAVINHSDKAQFLQQVASQSKNIEQVIHATPQMGGEDFSYYLNHTKGAFFFTGAQHPDWEKTYPHHHPRFDIDERAMLHGATVLGNLVLSTFENRA
- a CDS encoding class F sortase, with the protein product MGQPFRPRIITFLVVLVGIVTLSFAPHIESAPQSVGDNGIQPVMIQIPKLGITAEVIPCHLNKDGSMEVPERGELAGWMTNSSMPGAKGNAVIAGHVDDFTGPAVFFTLKNLEQGDDIVIKSEYGSTLTFEVTKIEVYPNNHAPIDTIFGYASRPKLNLVTCHGLFDRKRKTHEERLVVYTELKHHEEADLAAH
- a CDS encoding penicillin-binding transpeptidase domain-containing protein is translated as MTKMLLAVTEEGTGSAGDYQGDLAGKTGATSFEQVSGAERDLWFAGYTPDISGVIWMGYDQPDDSHYLNSSSAVPTKAFKTIMSEIAKDRSTTQLTCSLPEDVDDLADHIRFVDIVDLNAKVSPGLMGSRVQLEWTGSEDGRLHYRNDAEEQFIDEIVGESSFTVQGVSMFSTSNYIVVPYNPLTDREGPSS
- a CDS encoding DUF4397 domain-containing protein, producing MKKRKVLARVVTLLFIFFTVSRFVLADTNDGKIRFVHTSPDTPQIDVAINDEVVVEGLEYTKASDYIVIPPNEYTLTIYPSGDYETPLLNTTITIDEDRAYTAAIVHMVENLDVNVMEDTTRATDGMAIIRAANLSPDAPTVSLVVNDVTLFSALPYMNISEYTELASGTTRLNFFSTEEHKALLSLPIELDHDIHYTVFLVGLTNGAPELDAVILADPSLNRLPSQLPVTGLGGASAYKDNGITIGGILSILITLTFIFLLFQLQPWDNHSDRES
- the hemE gene encoding uroporphyrinogen decarboxylase, whose product is MTKTFNDTFLKACRKQQLDHVPVWYMRQAGRSQPEYREIKEKYSLEDITHRPDLCAWVTKLPVDQYNNDAAILYKDIMTPLPGIGVDVKIKKGIGPVIANPIRTLADVKRLGVLEPAKDVDFVLETIKLLRTQLNVPLIGFSGAPFTLASYMIEGGPSKNYNKTKAMMYSQPEAWQKLMDKLGSMIITYVKAQIAAGAQAIQIFDSWVGALNQQDYRAFVKPIMTRIFSELKAEGVPLIMFGVGARHLSLDWHDLSLDVVGLDWRYPIQEARQDGITKAVQGNLDPSLLLAPWSVIEERAKAILDEGLKQPGFIFNLGHGVFPEVSPETLKKLTKFVHAYSKEQLAITN
- a CDS encoding penicillin-binding transpeptidase domain-containing protein produces the protein MKRVSRAEARRSPGSLLKPIAVYAPAMEEGLFHPYSLLTNEKMTFDDYTPRNYNNEYTAEMTMYDAIKDSANVPAVWTLDQFSVQTAKNYMARQAMAIEGDGLSIALGGLQDGLTPLEVAGAYRTLANEGIYFRALLY
- a CDS encoding cytochrome c biogenesis CcdA family protein, encoding MSVLSIFIINEVTFLSIWIALFAGIVSFLSPCVFPLVPAYIAQLTGGSINQHEIVADRKLILSRSIGFIIGFTSIFLVLGATSSLFGQLFLQNQVLLQQLGGIIIVLFGLQLTGVFSFNFLMSEKKLMKPSKSASFGRSILFGLVFAAGWSPCIGLVLGSIIALASQSANTFGGMLLLLFYSIGIGLPFLLVALIYSKSISKIRNINRYLPLIQKTSGIIMILLGVMLFSGLFSRIAAYLSQYIPFSI